The following coding sequences lie in one Hydrogenophaga sp. PBL-H3 genomic window:
- a CDS encoding YncE family protein, producing MTTQRRDILKYTLAAAAASALPAAHAQAPSGASAGAAATGIDPRDRVFITNEDSNTLVVIDPKTNTVESTINLTSFDEDPRPPFRFVTAGVAPTHAAMVHKPLYHGCIDAHGAVPSPDGRLLATSGRGSSNIYLIDAEQRRVIGNTPNPASGPTTNPERLSSGLLLGREPHEPTFTRNGRELWVTLRGEDRIAIVGVDRAVRQLKGADSPGSSAVRQYLPTLSGPAQVWFNREGTLAFVASQKVSKIDVFRVNPGADGHSQPQRLTTLDISAQDKPGFTPFMKTTPDGAEVWFSHKLADAVSCRSTQGGFDLIDTVPLGMGARPNHVEFVRNARGSVVYASLARIDDGGPGGVASSPIAIIDRSAPGGQRKVVGTFSSRGRESHGLWTNPENTLLYVAHEQDELPGTPNAGQTVCSAFDVSDPLRPTFIAQIPLGNLTLPSGALRNKKSINLVYVRVGEKGQTA from the coding sequence ATGACCACCCAACGCCGCGACATTCTCAAGTACACCCTGGCCGCCGCGGCAGCCAGCGCGCTGCCCGCAGCACATGCCCAGGCCCCGTCCGGCGCTTCAGCGGGAGCCGCAGCCACCGGCATCGACCCGCGCGATCGCGTCTTCATCACCAATGAAGACTCCAACACGCTGGTGGTCATCGACCCGAAGACCAACACCGTCGAGTCGACGATCAACCTGACCAGCTTTGACGAAGACCCTCGTCCCCCGTTTCGCTTTGTGACGGCCGGCGTGGCGCCAACGCACGCGGCGATGGTCCACAAGCCGCTGTACCACGGCTGTATCGATGCGCACGGCGCGGTGCCGTCGCCCGATGGCCGGTTGCTGGCCACCAGCGGGCGCGGCTCCAGCAACATTTATCTGATCGACGCCGAGCAGCGCCGCGTCATCGGCAACACACCCAACCCTGCGTCTGGGCCCACCACCAACCCCGAGCGCCTGAGTAGTGGCCTGCTGCTGGGCCGCGAACCGCACGAGCCCACTTTCACGCGCAACGGCCGCGAGCTGTGGGTCACGCTGCGCGGTGAAGACCGCATTGCCATCGTCGGCGTCGATCGTGCCGTTCGCCAGCTCAAGGGGGCCGACAGCCCGGGCTCCAGCGCGGTTCGCCAATACCTGCCCACGCTGAGCGGCCCGGCGCAGGTGTGGTTCAACCGTGAGGGTACGTTGGCCTTTGTGGCCAGCCAGAAGGTGTCGAAGATCGACGTGTTCCGCGTCAACCCCGGCGCGGATGGCCACAGCCAACCGCAGCGGCTGACCACGCTGGACATCAGCGCACAGGACAAACCCGGCTTCACGCCCTTCATGAAGACCACACCCGACGGTGCCGAGGTGTGGTTCTCGCACAAGCTGGCTGATGCGGTGTCTTGCCGCTCGACGCAAGGTGGCTTCGACCTGATCGACACCGTGCCGCTGGGCATGGGCGCGCGGCCCAACCACGTTGAGTTCGTGCGCAATGCGCGCGGCAGCGTGGTCTATGCCAGCCTGGCGCGCATCGACGATGGTGGCCCCGGCGGCGTGGCGTCGAGCCCGATCGCCATCATCGACCGCAGCGCTCCGGGCGGACAGCGCAAGGTGGTGGGCACCTTCTCCAGCCGTGGCCGCGAGTCGCACGGGTTGTGGACCAACCCCGAGAACACGCTGCTGTATGTGGCCCACGAACAGGACGAGCTGCCCGGCACGCCCAACGCGGGCCAGACCGTGTGCAGTGCATTTGATGTGAGCGACCCGCTGCGCCCGACCTTCATTGCGCAGATCCCCCTGGGCAATCTGACGCTGCCCTCTGGCGCGCTGCGCAACAAAAAGAGCATCAACCTCGTCTACGTGCGTGTGGGCGAGAAGGGCCAGACGGCATGA
- a CDS encoding RNA polymerase sigma factor has translation MLFQSAESRYNQWVREHYRFLLRSAWALTGSRAIAEDVVQDCFANAWKHREQLRDAALARAWLFQIMRRAAFRQAAPSMQSLDDEEQPEQAAPDAGLDDKLDVVKALARLAPIHREVLVLFYFDDMPTAQMAEALEIAPGTVLSRLARARDALKLAMGVPATPKADVNVTPFRRTKT, from the coding sequence ATGCTGTTCCAGTCTGCCGAGTCCCGCTATAACCAATGGGTGCGTGAGCACTACCGTTTTTTGCTGCGCAGTGCGTGGGCGCTCACTGGTTCGCGCGCCATTGCCGAAGACGTGGTGCAAGACTGTTTTGCCAACGCCTGGAAGCACCGGGAGCAACTGCGCGACGCTGCGCTGGCACGGGCTTGGCTCTTTCAGATCATGCGCCGCGCCGCCTTTCGCCAGGCCGCACCCAGCATGCAGTCGCTGGACGATGAAGAGCAGCCCGAGCAAGCGGCGCCCGACGCGGGGCTGGACGACAAACTCGATGTCGTCAAGGCGCTCGCGCGCCTGGCGCCCATCCACCGCGAGGTGCTGGTGCTGTTTTATTTCGACGACATGCCCACCGCCCAGATGGCCGAGGCGCTGGAGATCGCGCCCGGCACGGTGTTGTCGCGCCTAGCCCGTGCGCGCGACGCTTTGAAGCTGGCCATGGGGGTACCTGCGACACCCAAGGCCGATGTCAACGTTACCCCGTTTCGCAGGACCAAGACATGA
- a CDS encoding DUF305 domain-containing protein, whose amino-acid sequence MSGAHTSHGASAAHTSAFQRDMDESMARMMQAMHSPGYAGQADQDFLAMMIPHHAGAVDMARLVLQHGRDPVTRQLAEEIIAGQTVEIQSMQRRLHTLQQRTAKGAEAEFPSLGGTRGP is encoded by the coding sequence ATGAGCGGCGCGCACACCAGCCACGGCGCCAGCGCCGCGCACACCAGCGCATTCCAGCGGGATATGGACGAATCGATGGCCCGCATGATGCAGGCCATGCACAGCCCGGGCTACGCAGGCCAGGCCGACCAGGACTTTCTGGCGATGATGATTCCGCACCACGCCGGCGCTGTGGACATGGCGCGGCTGGTGTTGCAGCATGGGCGCGATCCTGTCACCCGGCAGTTGGCCGAGGAAATCATTGCCGGGCAGACGGTGGAGATCCAGAGCATGCAACGCCGACTGCACACCCTGCAGCAGCGCACAGCCAAAGGTGCGGAAGCGGAATTTCCGTCGCTGGGTGGGACGCGGGGGCCTTGA